GCTTTCTGCACACTGGACAACTGCTCTGAGACCCGGTAGAGCGGCTCGAACGAACGCCAGATGAGGATGATGAACATGCTCATCGTGCCTACCGTTATGGCGCCGGTACGGGTCCACGGAATGCCTACCAGCAACACCAATCCGGTCATGAGGTACTGCAGGAAGTTGATGGTGTTGAAGAACGCCACCACGCTCAACTCGGCGTAGGCATCGTTGCGGAATTTCTGTTTGCTGACGTCGTACAGCCGTTTGCGCGCGTACTGACCGCGGTGGAATATCTGCACGATCGCCATCCCCTGGATGAACTCGGTCAGCGTCCCTACCACTTCCGCCATCTTCTTGCGTACCTCAAGGAATCGGGGTGTGGTCTTGCGTTCGAACAGGATGATCATTCCGATCACCAGGGGCATCATCCCGACGAGCAGGAGCGCCAACCGCCAACTGGTGGCGAACATCAGGGAGAAGGTGCCGATCACCAGCAGCACGTCCCCCATAAGCGCGACCGCAGTCATCGTGAACAGCGTACGCAGCGCTTCAGTGTCCGACTCAACCCGCGCCATCAATCGCCCGACCGGGTGGCGGTCGAAAAACGACACATCGAGTGAGAGAATATGGTCAAACAATAGTGTTTTCAGTTTGACCATGACCGACTGGCCGATGATCTCCAGACGTACCCTCTGCAGATAATTCAAGAACAGCGCCGTCCCCTGGAGGAGTCCGATCAAAATAGTAGTGATGATCAGGCCGCGAAAATCTCTGGCCGCCAGGTTGACATCGAACGCGCGTTTCAACAGTACCGGCCAGAACAACGACAGAACTGTTGCGCCAACCAGGAGTGCAAAACAAACCAACAAGCTGCGCCAGTGCTGCTTGACCAGCGGCAGCAAATATCGCAAGGCTTTCCCGGAACCAACGTTCTGTTCCTCCGGGCTCAGCTTCTCATCTTCGTACAATTCAGTAGTCATTTCTTCAGTACCTTGACAATCTCAGTGACTTGGTGGTTCAAATCCAAGCGGATGCAAAAAAAAACCGCCGGACCATCTTGGGGTGCGGCGGTCGCATCGTAACTTGTTGAAACGTCAAGTCTTATCCGTAGCTGTACCGCCGCGAAGCGCCCCCGTCAGGGCATTTACTGGTGAGGTGAATGTTCTGCTCATTGGTCCCGGTACTTCGTGTTCGGTTGACGGTTTATTCAGCGATACAAATTGTTGTCGTTATTTGTTGCCTAACATACGACGGCTGCGTATACGTTGTCAAAGGAAAAATCTGGCATTCGATCACATTCTTTGCAGGATGGTCCAACAAGCAGACGTGTGAGGAGGAGGATTTGTCATGACAGTTTTGGTTATTGATGACGAGGATGTCATCCGCATGCTGGCCGAACGAATTCTGAGCAAGGCGGGTCATACTGTCCTGGCCGCAAGATCGGGTCCGGATGGGATTGCCATCTTTCGTGAGAAGAGCGCTCAGATCGGAGCCGTGCTGCTTGATGCCAGCATGCCCGGCTTGACGGGTGCTGAGACACTCCGCCGCCTTCGCGAGATCAATCCTGGCTTGCCTTGTATTTTTTCAAGCGGATCGGTCAACGCTGAGACCGAGTTGACCGGCGAGCTTCGGACGACAACATGGTTTCTTCAGAAGCCGTACCAGGCCCAGAAGCTCTCGTCCATGATAGATCAGATCGCCGCCTGGAGCACGCCGGCGACTTGAGATTGGCCCTCACCTCATCGATACTGACGGCCAAATGACGCTTGCCGAGCGTGGCGTGGAGAAGTACTTTGTCCCCTTGGTATAAGCGTCTTATGAAAATGTTTCTTTGGGGTCGGCTTGCGGCCATAATTGTTGCAGTACTCGGCCTGTCGGTTACCGATGTCACACCGGCAGCAGCGCTCCCCAAAAAACAGTTCCATATCGGCTATCTCGAGGCCGGAGATTACATCGGCCACAACCAGTTCCGAACCATATTTCGCGACGAACTCGACAAATTGACCCCCCAAGGCTGGGAACTTGTTTTTGAGCCCACCGGGTTTCGTTCTGCCGGATGGGACAGGGAGTCCTGCATCACGATGGCCAGGGAACTTGCCGCGCAGTCGAATCTGGATATCATCATCACCGTCGGCCCATGGGGGGTTCGTGATCTTCTCGCGGCCGGTTGCAAAACTCCGATCTTGGCGGCCTGTCAGCTTGACCCTTCTGCCGATTCACTGCTTGATATGGCCGGACGACCGGTCGCCCGAAACCTCACAGTCACCACAGTGCCGAATCGACTCGCAGATGATCTGCAAACTATGAAACGTCTGTTCGGCGTGAAAAAGCTCGGCGTACTGTATTTCCAAGGCGCGAGCGATGGCAAGCGGTTCCTCGACACTCTGACCACCCTGGCCGCGCACGAGGGAATCGATATACACTCAGCCACAGGGTTCAATAATTTCGGGACCTTTGCCTATTTCAAGGCCTATGCCGCCTTGACAGACAAAATCGATGCTCTGTATGTCGGCCCGTTCTGGGGGCTTGAAGGGAGTTCGGCTCATGAGTTCACATCGGTCGTCGCTCGCAACCGCGTGCCGTTGTTCTGTGGTTGGGAATCGTACCCTGTTGGTCGCGGCGCATGTGCGTCATCGGCCGACATTACACCCCTCGCCGAAGCTCGCTTTCAGGCCGGCAAGACGATCAAGATTCTTCAGGGGAGTACGCCGGCTGACCTTCCGGTCGAACTGCCTGCCGCTCACCAACTGACGATCAATCGAAGCACGGCAGCGCTCTGCAATGTGAAACTGGCTGATCTATTGGCCGCCGAAGCCAATATAATTGAGCCGTCGGCCGACGCCTCTGTCCCCAGCTACACGCTCAACGAGGCGATCGCTCGTGCGCTCGAGCAGAACCCGGGATATCTGGCCAGGCATGATGCGCTTGCTGCCGCAACGACAGCGGCCAGCCGGGCTATGTCTGCGTATCTTCCCCACCTCTCGGTTTCGGCCGGCGCGACCCATGTCGATGACAACACGGTATCCAATGAGCAAGGAAGAGTGCAGTCAGACCAGTACCGCGTGGCGTTTTCGCTCGAACAGACCTTGTTTTCACTGCCGGCCATCAGAGAGATTCAACTGGCTTCCCGAAGCAAGGACAGTCTCACCGCCGATTTCGCCCGGTCACGGCTGGAGTTTATCCGTGCCGTTACCATCGCCTATCTGAATTATGCCCGGGCTGAAGAACTCCTGACCATCCGAAAGACGCAACGTGCTGCCATCGATCGAAATCTACAACTGGCGCGTGCACGCGCTGCACTTGGCGAGGAGACCGAGTCGGATGTCATGCGCTGGCAGACCGAACGCCTCCGCACGACGGCCTCCATTTTGGAGGCACAGGCGAATCTGTCGGCCGCTCGGGTACTACTCAATGTGTTTTTCAATCAGAGTGGCGAGCAGTTGTTTGCTCTGGCAGTGGATCCGTTCATGGCCGATCGTTTCCTGGCTGACTACGACTCGATAACCGCTTACCTCGACAACGATGCGTCATACGCCAAGACCGAGAAATGGCTGGTGGCCGAAGCGATCCGGACCAATCCGTCTGCTCGGCTCGAAGATATCCAACTCGCTTCGCGTCGACTCGATCTTTCCCTCACCCGTTCGCGCTGGCTGCCGACATTCGGGCTTGGAGCAACGCTGGCGCTGGCGGATTCGATGGCCGACCAGGCTCCGATCTTCACGGAAAAGAGGCCAACACTGCAACTCTCGGCCCGACTGAACTGGAACCTGCTCGATGGGTTCGACCGCTTTAAGGCGGCGAAACAGGGCACATCCCTGTATAGCCGCCAGGAATACCTCCGCGACAATCAGCGGCTCGAATTGATGGGGACCGTTCAGGTGCTGCTGGCCCGACTCCGCTCGCAGTTGCAAGTTGCACACTTGCAGGACCGGGCGGCCCGTATGGCCGACGCCGACCTGGATTCCTTGGTGAATCAGTACGATTCCGGGCATGCGTCGTTTGCCGATGCCGACCGGCAGACTACCGTGGATGCCGAATCACACGTCGATGCCATTCTGGCGCGCTTCGAACTGCAAGCAACGGCTGCAAAGCTCCTCTCCGAACTGGGCTGGGAGCTTGATGACCATCTCCCATCGCCCATTGCGCAATTGTCGCTCCGGTTGTCGCAGCAGTTTGGCCAACCGTGAGTCGGTATTTCGACGATGGGCGTAGCCCTTTGATCCATGAATAAGCGAACTGAATCACACCATGTTACACATGCTGGACCTTGACACTCCCTGTCTTCTTATCGACCGCGTCATTATGGAAGCCAATCTGGCGCGGATGCAGGCTACGGCGGATTCACATCACGTACGACTGCGACCTCACATCAAGACTCACAAAAGCCCCCGGCTGGCTCACCAGCAGTTGCAGATCGGCGCAGTCGGGATAGCGGTCGCCAAGCTGGCCGAGGCAGAATTGATGGCCGCTCACGGCCTCAACGATATTCAGATCGCGAATCAAGTGGTCGGCAGGGAGAAGATCGAGCGGTTGGCCCGGCTTGCCACATCGGCGCATGTTACGTGTGCGGTGGACTCAATCGAGAATGTCGTGGAATTGTCAGCGATATTCGCGGCGCATCAGAAGATATTGGACCTTCTCATTGAAATCGACACTGGTCTTCACCGCTGCGGATTGAGCGAGCCGAATGAGGTCATAGCACTGGCGTCGCATATCCGTTCACTCCCGGGCCTGCGGTTGCTCGGCGCCATGACTCATGCCGGGCACGCCTATGCCGCCGGCAGCCCTGCGGAGCTTCGACAAATCGGGACGGCTGAGGGACAGACAATGGTACAAATGGCTGAGAAATTATGCCAGGCGGGTTTCCCGATCGAAGTGGTGAGTGTTGGTTCAACCCCTACCGCCCCGTACGCATGCGCTATGACCGGGGTTACGGAACTGAGAGTTGGCAACTACATTTTCAACGATATGATTCAGGTGGCGCTCGGATCGGCAACAGTGGATTCCTGCGCCCTCACTCTGCTGGCGACGGTCATCAGTCGGCCGGCTGCCGACCGCGTGGTTATCGATGCCGGAAGCAAAGCACTCACTGCCGATGCCGGAGCCCATGGTAAACGGCTCGTACAGGGGTTTGGCAACCTGCTTGGCAAGCGGGCAATACTCGAGCGACTATCGGAAGAACACGGCATTATTTCCGGGGACGCGAAGCAGTTCACGTTGGGGGAGAAAGTCCGCATCATTCCCAACCACGCCTGTGCCGTCGTGAACATGTTCGACCGGGCTTATCTCGTTGAACAGGCCCACGTGGTTGAGGAGATTCCGATCCTTGCGCGTGGCGCCATGACCTAAGATTGCCGCGCCGATCAACGGATCACATCCAGATAGTATTTGATCGCGCAGACCACCAGAATTGCCACTGTCAGTCCCACCCGCAGTCTGCCGTAGAGAGGCGGTTCGCTATGTGGCGGTTCCGACAGTCCGCGATACATTCGCACCAATCGCCGCCCGTACACAACTGCCACCGCTATGATCAACCCGACCACGAGCCACGTGAAGAGCGTGACGCCAAAGTCGAACCTGATGGTGTAGAAGCCGATCAACAACAGGATATAGAAGAAGGCGTACTTGCCGGTCGCTGTGGAAGGGAAGGCGGTGAGCCGTGCCGGTGCGATCAGCGCCGCCACCAGGATCAAGAGATCCCTACCGACAATGACCACCGCCAGCCAGATGGGTAGGTCGCGATACAGTACCAGAAATACAACCATGACAGCGGCGAAGAGCTTGTCAGCCACCGGGTCGAGTATCAAACCCAGTGCGCTGGTTTGATTGAGCCTACGTGCGAGATACCCGTCCAGCCCGTCGGTCAACCCAGCCACCAGCATGACAACCACTGCCATGATGGTCGCACGCGTTCCGTCCTGGGCAAGATAGAACCCGACCACCGGGGTCAACGCCACCCGAAACAGACTGAGCAGGTTCGGGAGCAGCAATAGATCGCGGATCTGAACGGCCTCACCGAATCTCATAGGCCTTTGCCTCGCATATAACCGAAATGTACGACCGCTGGCCGATCAACCGCAACGTTGAGAAACGGCCGTCCGTAAGTTCTTCAGTTTGCCGATAGGGAACCTCTTCTATGCGACGCACGTCGTAGTGGAGCCGGATGCGGGGTGCAAATGTACGATTATCCGGCTCAACTCGCAGCCACATCTGCCGACATAATACGTACAGTATAGTAGCGAATTGGGTGCGGCCGTATGCTCCCTGGGGAGGCCCTCACCATCGCCCCGCTACCATCACTGCTCTTCGAAGCAGGCTGTATGAGCTGAATGCTATGGATAGCGTTTGCCAGATTTCCAACCGTGTCGTCGGTGCATCCGACCTTATGCTGCATCTTCAGCCAGGTCGACCACCGGCGGACTATCTCCGGCCCCCAGAATCGGGGCAACTCATTGCCGGGAAAGAGGTTTTTTTGTTGACACCACAGGCCCATTTGCGCCTGTTTGCGTGCGGTGAACTGCACCAGGTGCGGTTTCACATGGATGTAAAAGGAAAGGGTAACCAGGAGGTGACCGCATGACCCACGCTCTGTCAGACTGTCTGACGAGATCTGTCAAATCCTAACGCTAACAGATAGATAGAGGAAGAGGAGTATGAAATTACTTCGCATCATTCTCGCCTTGTCTGTCGCCTGTGTCCTGCCCGGACTCGTCTTAGGGGCGACAGTAGGCAAGATCACTGGTGTTGTGACCGACGCCCAGACCAAGGAACCGTTGGTCGGCGTGTCGGTGCAAGTCGTCGGTACGAACATGGGGGCAGTGTCTGACGCCGAAGGCGGCTACACGATACTCAACGTACCGGTCGGCACATATACGCTCAAAATGTCCCTGGTAGGATATGCGGAAGTGCAGATATCCAACGTGGAAGTCTCCGCCGATCTGGCCTCCTACCAGAACCAGGAGCTCAGTTCGCGCGTCACGGATATCGGCAAGACGATCCAGGTGACCGCCGAACGCCCCCTGGTGGTGAAGGACAAGACCACGACCATAAACATCGTCAAGCGCGACGAGTTGCTGGCCATGCCGGTCCGTGGATTCGAACAGGTTGTCGGGATCCAAAACAGTGTTGTACGGATCAAGTCCAACCTTGACGTGCGCCAGCGCGGTCAGCGCGAGTCCGTTGGAGGCGTCGGTCAGGAACTGAACCTGCGCGGCGGCCGCCCATCCGAAGTGGCGTACTACGTGGACGGATTCTCACAGCAGGACCCGCTGTCAGGTATTTCCACCTCCAACATCAGCAATAACGCCATCAAAGAGGTGTCGGTAACCGCAGGCGCCTTCTCGGCCGAGTATGGCTACGTGGCGTCGGGTATTGTCAATGTGGTGACCAATTCCGGCACGGAGAAGTACAAAGGCAACGCGGAGATCGTGACCGATAACATGTGGGGCAAAACACACAGTTACGACCAGAACTCCTACTCCGCTGATTTTGGCGGTCCCATACCGGGTACCACGAAAGGCTTCTTCTTCTTTTCCGGTGAACGGCGCTGGCTGGGTGACCGCGAACCCTCCTCCATCACCAAAGATGTCATAGAGAATTACAGCTTGGCTTCCCGTTTTGGTGACAGCCCGCAGCGTCTGCCGAGCAACACGCTCGACGGCTGGTCGTATCAGGGAAAGCTCGATTACAATTTCAAACCTACCCTCAAAGCCGGGCTGAGCTTCAACGGCTCCCTGGACAAATGGCAGGAGTATCGTCATAGCCGGCTCTTCACGCCCGAGCACATGCCGCGGTACAAAGACAAGAACGTCGGTATCAACGCTAAAGTGACGCATACTCTCAATGCCAACACGTACTACAACCTGAGTGCATCGTACTACCTGACCGAACGGATTCGCGGAGATGGAGTTCTGTTTGACAACCTCGCCGCTTATAAACGGACAGGTGTCCTGGATAGAAGCTTCCCAAATCCGGAAGAAGATGAACAGAATCTGTTCTATGAGGACTCAGCTGCTATCAGAGCGAGTTTCTACGACAGTCGCATCCTGCCCGGTTCCCCGGAAGACACGATCGTAGGCTACCAGTCGGCTTACTGGGCGAATTTCCTGCACAGGAAGTCATCCTATATCGGATTCAAGGGGGATCTTACCGACCGGGTCAGCGAGCATCACACTTTGAAGGCGGGGTTCGATTTCCAGCGCCACACATTGAGATATTTCGAGAATCTGGACGCCACTCTGGGGTACACGAAAAACCTGGTGAACCGGTATGGCTTTGACCAGAACGGCGAAGAATCCGACGCCGAAGGGTACGCCAATGACACCAAGCACCCGTACAACCTCGGCTTGTACACTGAAGATCGCTTCGAGTGGCAGAGTCTGGTGGTGAGCGCAGGTGTGCGGTTCGACTACTTCGATTACAAGGCGCTGCGTATCAAGGACGTGCTGAATCCTTTGGATCCTGGTAACGTCACAGGTGTCGACACGCTTGACCCGGGCGACCTCGAGCCGAGCAAGAAATTCACCCGTGTGTCGCCGCGGTTGGGCGTGGCGTTTCCAGTGAGCGACGCGACGCAACTGCACATTAACTACGGCAAGTTCTATCAGCGTCCGGATCTGCTCAGACTGTATCTGGGCTACGACTTCTTTGAAGCACGCGTTTCGGCGGGTTCGTATTATCCATTCGCCAGTCCGAACCTGGCTCCGGAGAAGACGACGCAATACGAATTCGGCATCACGCATCAGCTCGGAGAGTTTACCGCTCTGGACGTCACGGCCTATTACAAAGATGTCAGCGACCTAACCCAGATCTTCCATCAGTCGCCCTCATCACCGCGTGTCTACGATTTCTTTGCCAACACCGATTATGGAACGATCAAGGGGGTGGATTTCGAGTTCAGGATGCGCCGCACGCGCAATATCACCTTGAACCTGAAATACACGCTGGGCTATTCTACCGGCACCGGCTCGTATGCACAGAGCCAGTACATCGTTGCCTGGCAGAACCCGCAGTTCCCGCCCAAGACAACGGCCCCGCTCGACTATGACCAGCGTCATTCGATTATCGGCGTATTCGACATTCGGTCGCACAAAGGTGAGGGACCAAGACTCGGTAATACCTTCATCCTTGAGAACACCGGTCTGGATATACTGGTGCGAGCGGCCAGCGGGACGCCATACACGCCGATCAAGGTCGACAACGCCATTACGTTGGCGGCGTTCACTCCGCAGCCGATCGGCTCGATCAACTCGGCCCGGTTGCCGTGGACGTTCCGGATCGACCTCAAACTGGAACGAGTGATCTCCGTCCGCGGCTACTCGTTGACACCCTACCTCC
The Candidatus Zixiibacteriota bacterium genome window above contains:
- a CDS encoding response regulator, with translation MTVLVIDDEDVIRMLAERILSKAGHTVLAARSGPDGIAIFREKSAQIGAVLLDASMPGLTGAETLRRLREINPGLPCIFSSGSVNAETELTGELRTTTWFLQKPYQAQKLSSMIDQIAAWSTPAT
- a CDS encoding alanine racemase, translated to MLHMLDLDTPCLLIDRVIMEANLARMQATADSHHVRLRPHIKTHKSPRLAHQQLQIGAVGIAVAKLAEAELMAAHGLNDIQIANQVVGREKIERLARLATSAHVTCAVDSIENVVELSAIFAAHQKILDLLIEIDTGLHRCGLSEPNEVIALASHIRSLPGLRLLGAMTHAGHAYAAGSPAELRQIGTAEGQTMVQMAEKLCQAGFPIEVVSVGSTPTAPYACAMTGVTELRVGNYIFNDMIQVALGSATVDSCALTLLATVISRPAADRVVIDAGSKALTADAGAHGKRLVQGFGNLLGKRAILERLSEEHGIISGDAKQFTLGEKVRIIPNHACAVVNMFDRAYLVEQAHVVEEIPILARGAMT
- a CDS encoding TonB-dependent receptor, with translation MKLLRIILALSVACVLPGLVLGATVGKITGVVTDAQTKEPLVGVSVQVVGTNMGAVSDAEGGYTILNVPVGTYTLKMSLVGYAEVQISNVEVSADLASYQNQELSSRVTDIGKTIQVTAERPLVVKDKTTTINIVKRDELLAMPVRGFEQVVGIQNSVVRIKSNLDVRQRGQRESVGGVGQELNLRGGRPSEVAYYVDGFSQQDPLSGISTSNISNNAIKEVSVTAGAFSAEYGYVASGIVNVVTNSGTEKYKGNAEIVTDNMWGKTHSYDQNSYSADFGGPIPGTTKGFFFFSGERRWLGDREPSSITKDVIENYSLASRFGDSPQRLPSNTLDGWSYQGKLDYNFKPTLKAGLSFNGSLDKWQEYRHSRLFTPEHMPRYKDKNVGINAKVTHTLNANTYYNLSASYYLTERIRGDGVLFDNLAAYKRTGVLDRSFPNPEEDEQNLFYEDSAAIRASFYDSRILPGSPEDTIVGYQSAYWANFLHRKSSYIGFKGDLTDRVSEHHTLKAGFDFQRHTLRYFENLDATLGYTKNLVNRYGFDQNGEESDAEGYANDTKHPYNLGLYTEDRFEWQSLVVSAGVRFDYFDYKALRIKDVLNPLDPGNVTGVDTLDPGDLEPSKKFTRVSPRLGVAFPVSDATQLHINYGKFYQRPDLLRLYLGYDFFEARVSAGSYYPFASPNLAPEKTTQYEFGITHQLGEFTALDVTAYYKDVSDLTQIFHQSPSSPRVYDFFANTDYGTIKGVDFEFRMRRTRNITLNLKYTLGYSTGTGSYAQSQYIVAWQNPQFPPKTTAPLDYDQRHSIIGVFDIRSHKGEGPRLGNTFILENTGLDILVRAASGTPYTPIKVDNAITLAAFTPQPIGSINSARLPWTFRIDLKLERVISVRGYSLTPYLQVLNLLDRDNVYGVYETTGKPNETGWLGTAEGTTFVQNNGDYEYRLKQDNPSNYGIPRMILVGLRASF
- a CDS encoding ABC transporter substrate binding protein, whose amino-acid sequence is MKMFLWGRLAAIIVAVLGLSVTDVTPAAALPKKQFHIGYLEAGDYIGHNQFRTIFRDELDKLTPQGWELVFEPTGFRSAGWDRESCITMARELAAQSNLDIIITVGPWGVRDLLAAGCKTPILAACQLDPSADSLLDMAGRPVARNLTVTTVPNRLADDLQTMKRLFGVKKLGVLYFQGASDGKRFLDTLTTLAAHEGIDIHSATGFNNFGTFAYFKAYAALTDKIDALYVGPFWGLEGSSAHEFTSVVARNRVPLFCGWESYPVGRGACASSADITPLAEARFQAGKTIKILQGSTPADLPVELPAAHQLTINRSTAALCNVKLADLLAAEANIIEPSADASVPSYTLNEAIARALEQNPGYLARHDALAAATTAASRAMSAYLPHLSVSAGATHVDDNTVSNEQGRVQSDQYRVAFSLEQTLFSLPAIREIQLASRSKDSLTADFARSRLEFIRAVTIAYLNYARAEELLTIRKTQRAAIDRNLQLARARAALGEETESDVMRWQTERLRTTASILEAQANLSAARVLLNVFFNQSGEQLFALAVDPFMADRFLADYDSITAYLDNDASYAKTEKWLVAEAIRTNPSARLEDIQLASRRLDLSLTRSRWLPTFGLGATLALADSMADQAPIFTEKRPTLQLSARLNWNLLDGFDRFKAAKQGTSLYSRQEYLRDNQRLELMGTVQVLLARLRSQLQVAHLQDRAARMADADLDSLVNQYDSGHASFADADRQTTVDAESHVDAILARFELQATAAKLLSELGWELDDHLPSPIAQLSLRLSQQFGQP
- a CDS encoding CDP-alcohol phosphatidyltransferase family protein is translated as MRFGEAVQIRDLLLLPNLLSLFRVALTPVVGFYLAQDGTRATIMAVVVMLVAGLTDGLDGYLARRLNQTSALGLILDPVADKLFAAVMVVFLVLYRDLPIWLAVVIVGRDLLILVAALIAPARLTAFPSTATGKYAFFYILLLIGFYTIRFDFGVTLFTWLVVGLIIAVAVVYGRRLVRMYRGLSEPPHSEPPLYGRLRVGLTVAILVVCAIKYYLDVIR
- a CDS encoding ABC transporter ATP-binding protein, encoding MTTELYEDEKLSPEEQNVGSGKALRYLLPLVKQHWRSLLVCFALLVGATVLSLFWPVLLKRAFDVNLAARDFRGLIITTILIGLLQGTALFLNYLQRVRLEIIGQSVMVKLKTLLFDHILSLDVSFFDRHPVGRLMARVESDTEALRTLFTMTAVALMGDVLLVIGTFSLMFATSWRLALLLVGMMPLVIGMIILFERKTTPRFLEVRKKMAEVVGTLTEFIQGMAIVQIFHRGQYARKRLYDVSKQKFRNDAYAELSVVAFFNTINFLQYLMTGLVLLVGIPWTRTGAITVGTMSMFIILIWRSFEPLYRVSEQLSSVQKAIAGVKRMYALLSTKPKLLEPVHPVAWPKLQQGIQFENVWFSYTDDDNWTLRDINFEIPVGKRVALAGVTGGGKSTVINLLLRFYDPQRGRITVDGTDIREISQEELRRRFALVLQDIHLFPGDVRSNISLETAGIQDEQIATAARAVDAHAFIDRLPNNYRTVVSEKGANFSRGERQLLSFARALVVNPDVLILDEATSSVDPETERTIQASLKVLMAQRTSLIIAHRVSTILDVGQILVIRRGEIVERGTHTELILQDGYYSKLFHLQFKSRNGVATNA